The following are encoded in a window of Thermoanaerobacter ethanolicus JW 200 genomic DNA:
- a CDS encoding deoxycytidylate deaminase, giving the protein MRPSWDEYFMQIVDVVKTRSTCLRRQVGAILVVDKHIISTGYNGPPTGLAHCEETGCLREQLGIPSGERPELCRGVHAEQNAIIQAALHGVSTKGATLYVSASPCVICAKMLINAGVKRIVYEEEYPDELAFKLLKEANVDLVKIER; this is encoded by the coding sequence ATGAGACCCTCATGGGATGAATATTTTATGCAAATTGTAGATGTTGTAAAAACTCGCTCTACTTGTCTTAGAAGACAAGTAGGGGCTATTTTGGTGGTGGACAAACACATAATTTCAACAGGATATAATGGTCCTCCTACAGGGCTTGCCCATTGTGAAGAGACAGGCTGTTTGAGGGAGCAATTAGGAATACCGTCGGGAGAAAGGCCAGAACTTTGCAGAGGAGTACATGCAGAGCAAAATGCGATTATACAAGCAGCATTGCATGGAGTAAGTACCAAGGGGGCTACTTTATATGTAAGCGCTAGCCCCTGTGTTATATGCGCTAAAATGCTAATCAATGCAGGAGTTAAGCGGATTGTATATGAAGAGGAGTACCCCGATGAGTTAGCTTTTAAGCTTCTAAAAGAAGCAAATGTTGACTTAGTAAAAATTGAGAGATAA
- the wecB gene encoding non-hydrolyzing UDP-N-acetylglucosamine 2-epimerase codes for MTLKIISVFGTRPEAIKMAPLIKALEREKDFESKVCVTAQHREMLDQVLRLFNITPHYDLNIMKEKQTLSEITTSALIGLERVFNSEKPDLVLVHGDTTTTFAAALAAFYHKIKVGHVEAGLRSFNKWFPYPEEINRKLTGVLTDLHFAPTSRAKLNLLKEGVSEESIFVTGNTVIDAMAYTVKKDYVFRDERLNQIDYHDKKVIVVTAHRRENWGKPLENICNALKRIAQNYKDVYIVYPVHKNPVVRETVFSMLGELGNVLLLDPLDTDEMHNLMAKCHMVMTDSGGLQEEVPSLGKPVLVLRDVTERPEAVEAGTVKVIGTEQEVVYNEGTLLLENKEEYDKMANAVNPYGDGKASLRIIQAIKYAFNLSDTKPEEYKSGE; via the coding sequence ATGACATTAAAAATCATATCTGTTTTTGGGACAAGACCTGAAGCTATTAAAATGGCACCTCTTATTAAAGCTTTGGAAAGAGAAAAAGATTTTGAATCAAAAGTTTGCGTTACAGCCCAGCACCGGGAGATGCTCGATCAGGTGCTGAGGCTTTTTAATATTACTCCGCATTATGATTTGAACATCATGAAAGAAAAACAGACATTATCTGAAATTACTACTTCTGCCCTTATAGGGCTTGAAAGAGTCTTTAATAGCGAAAAGCCGGACCTTGTACTTGTACACGGAGATACTACAACAACTTTTGCTGCTGCATTAGCAGCTTTTTATCACAAAATTAAGGTGGGACATGTAGAAGCAGGGCTGAGGTCTTTTAACAAATGGTTTCCATATCCCGAAGAGATAAACAGAAAGCTTACAGGAGTTTTGACAGATTTACACTTTGCTCCTACAAGCAGGGCAAAATTGAATCTTTTAAAAGAAGGAGTAAGTGAAGAAAGCATTTTTGTTACAGGCAATACTGTCATAGATGCAATGGCATATACTGTAAAGAAAGATTATGTTTTTAGGGATGAACGGCTCAACCAAATTGATTACCATGATAAAAAAGTTATTGTAGTTACAGCTCATAGAAGAGAAAATTGGGGTAAACCTCTTGAAAATATATGCAATGCCCTCAAAAGGATTGCTCAAAATTACAAGGATGTTTATATAGTATATCCTGTCCATAAAAACCCTGTAGTGAGAGAAACTGTATTTAGCATGTTGGGGGAACTTGGCAATGTGCTTCTTTTGGACCCTCTTGATACAGACGAAATGCACAATCTCATGGCAAAATGCCATATGGTGATGACTGATTCGGGGGGCTTACAGGAAGAAGTACCTTCTCTGGGCAAACCCGTGCTTGTTTTGAGAGATGTTACAGAAAGACCGGAGGCTGTTGAAGCAGGGACAGTAAAAGTAATTGGAACAGAACAGGAAGTTGTATACAATGAAGGAACATTGCTTCTTGAAAACAAGGAAGAATATGATAAAATGGCTAATGCGGTAAATCCCTATGGTGATGGTAAAGCCTCTTTGAGAATAATTCAGGCGATAAAATATGCGTTTAACTTGAGTGACACAAAGCCAGAGGAATATAAAAGCGGGGAGTAA
- a CDS encoding glycosyltransferase family 4 protein gives MKVYLLSFIVAFIVSLIATPIAKKLAFAIGAIDIPDEERRIHTKPIPRLGGLAIFSGTIISILLFLPKTSETIGIVLGATIIAVLGLFDDKYSLSAKIKLLGQVVAAVVLIISGVRIDWLSNPLGDGMIYLKSWVAIPLTLFWVVGITNTMNLIDGLDGLAAGIAVISSGSLFIVSLLNGRFATAVISIAIAGAALGFLPYNFNPAKIFMGDTGSMFLGFVLAAISIQGAVKSAAAIAIAVPILALGVPIFDTAFAIIRRLINGKPIMEADKGHLHHRLLEKGLTQKQAVLIMYGVSLLLGISAILISFSSELKGLIILLISILLVMWGADKLELLERQKKGTQAR, from the coding sequence ATGAAGGTATACCTCCTATCTTTTATTGTGGCATTTATAGTGTCACTTATTGCTACTCCCATAGCGAAAAAATTGGCTTTTGCGATTGGAGCCATTGATATACCTGATGAAGAAAGACGCATCCATACAAAACCTATACCCAGATTAGGTGGATTGGCTATATTTTCTGGTACGATAATAAGCATATTACTCTTTTTGCCCAAAACTTCTGAAACCATTGGTATAGTCTTAGGAGCCACAATAATTGCAGTCTTGGGATTGTTTGACGATAAGTACAGTCTTAGTGCAAAAATTAAACTTTTAGGACAAGTTGTAGCAGCCGTAGTACTAATAATAAGTGGTGTGAGAATAGATTGGCTTTCTAATCCTTTGGGAGATGGAATGATATATCTGAAAAGCTGGGTAGCCATTCCTCTTACGCTTTTTTGGGTAGTAGGGATTACAAATACTATGAATCTCATCGATGGCCTTGATGGACTGGCAGCAGGAATAGCAGTCATATCATCGGGTTCTCTTTTTATAGTCTCTCTTTTAAATGGCAGATTTGCAACCGCTGTTATTTCAATCGCTATTGCTGGTGCTGCTTTAGGTTTTTTGCCTTACAATTTTAATCCTGCAAAAATTTTTATGGGAGATACAGGGTCTATGTTTTTAGGATTTGTGCTGGCAGCTATATCCATACAAGGAGCAGTAAAATCAGCAGCGGCAATCGCCATTGCAGTGCCAATTCTTGCCTTAGGAGTTCCGATATTTGACACAGCCTTTGCAATTATTAGAAGATTAATAAACGGCAAACCAATTATGGAAGCAGATAAAGGACATTTGCACCACAGGCTTTTAGAAAAAGGCCTTACACAAAAACAGGCTGTGCTTATAATGTACGGCGTAAGTCTGTTGCTAGGAATAAGTGCTATATTGATATCTTTCAGTAGCGAATTAAAAGGACTGATAATCCTTTTAATTTCAATTTTGCTTGTAATGTGGGGTGCAGATAAACTTGAGCTTTTAGAAAGGCAAAAAAAAGGTACACAAGCTCGTTGA